A single Oncorhynchus nerka isolate Pitt River linkage group LG10, Oner_Uvic_2.0, whole genome shotgun sequence DNA region contains:
- the ccdc85a gene encoding coiled-coil domain-containing protein 85A — protein sequence MEKGTQPQLMAKSAESPAEELSKISDEELVKWRKEELVRRLRRAEAEKMGVMLDHGNLIREVNRRLQQHLTEIRGLKDVNQKLQEDNQELRDLCCFLDDDRQKGKRVSREWQRLGRYSAGLMRKEVSLYLHKLKELEQRQGEVIRENLELKELCILMDEERGEGGGAVRGAGCRSSIDSQSSLSQTGGATTCLLRDVGDGSSNSSAGSTDNPDHPHQKPPTQGSGLGSNPVSNHDKPEGPGPESTGRRHSSTPDYHTFPQACRPRGGSLTSPDPWGLRGPCSPEKHGKSPTRLEAKAQSKPSSADMLAQKQLLGAGQGLGPNQVPGQSSPDLSQRHRGNPVVVGAGCGSPEAKQALPGTPEHLRKGRVIVGSPEVLRHQNLHHSPSSEHGKGRYSSSPPAGREGVQRRTTGDELSPHHRSIYNGMNALISAGCCTNTCRSVKIWDSFDAS from the exons ATGGAGAAGGGGACGCAGCCCCAGCTGATGGCCAAGAGCGCAGAGAGTCCAGCGGAGGAACTCTCCAAGATAAGCGACGAGGAGCTGGTGAAGTGGAGGAAAGAGGAGCTGGTGCGACGGTTACGGAGGGCAGAAGCCGAGAAGATGGGCGTCATGCTTGACCACGGAAATTTGATCCGGGAAGTGAACCGGCGACTCCAGCAGCACCTGACAGAGATCCGGGGTTTGAAG gaCGTGAACCAGAAGTTGCAGGAGGATAACCAAGAGCTGCGGGACCTGTGCTGTTTCCTTGATGACGACCGTCAGAAGGGCAAGCGTGTGTCTCGGGAGTGGCAGCGCCTGGGACGCTACAGCGCTGGCCTCATGAGAAAAGAGGTGTCCCTTTACCTGCACAAACTGAAGGAGCTCGAGCAGCGCCAGGGAGAGGTGATCAGAGAGAACCTGGAGCTCAAGGAGCTGTGTATCCTAATGgacgaggagaggggagaagggggaggagcagTGCGGGGTGCAGGGTGCAGAAGTTCCATCGACAGCCAGAGTAGTCTGTCTCAAACTGGGGGGGCTACAACGTGCCTGCTCCGAGACGTGGGGGATGGGAGCAGCAACTCCAGCGCGGGGAGCACGGACAACCCCGACCACCCCCATCAAAAGCCCCCTACCCAGGGTTCCGGGCTGGGctccaaccctgtctctaaccatgaCAAACCAGAGGGCCCAGGCCCAGAGTCTACAGGCCGTCGCCACAGCTCCACCCCAGACTACCACACCTTCCCACAGGCCTGCAGGCCCCGTGGGGGGTCCCTCACCAGCCCTGACCCCTGGGGCCTCCGGGGACCCTGCAGCCCAGAGAAACACGGCAAATCCCCTACTAGACTGGAGGCCAAGGCTCAGTCCAAACCCAGCAGTGCTGACATGCTGGCCCAGAAACAGCTCTTGGGGGCTGGGCAAGGGCTAGGGCCAAACCAGGTTCCGGGTCAGTCAAGTCCAGACCTCTCACAGAGACACAGGGGTAATCCGGTCGTGGTTGGGGCTGGATGTGGGAGCCCTGAGGCCAAACAGGCACTGCCGGGGACACCAGAGCACCTGAGGAAGGGTCGGGTGATAGTGGGGAGCCCTGAAGTGTTACGACACCAGAACCTCCACCACAGCCCCAGTTCAGAGCACGGGAAGGGGAGGTACAGCAGCAGCCCCCCAGCAGGCAGGGAGGGGGTACAGAGGAGGACCACTGGAGACGAGTTGTCCCCTCACCACCGCAGCATCTACAATGGCATGAACG